One window from the genome of Jeotgalibaca sp. MA1X17-3 encodes:
- a CDS encoding ATP-binding protein, giving the protein MTNYIKKIQKDIFNGEPIRDLYLLTEEVCNNTDVHAGSYKKFLNLETKELTCPCCVGAEKNEDMTELLSEKAHHFNADEKRAFFKRYSIYGSKAFVDKGFKDYQTPTQRERDVKASVSTLTRQISEGEIKNSFFSGNPGTGKSMLAHASASNISTKSEQYSRQLSCMFVDFTTLLELIIESYNNKATDKKTDAYYLKLMKEVDVLYIDDIGTDIGKMDTSRGASDHTVKTLFKVINARDGIKSTILTSNLSYDDFKKAYDPRISSRLSQNLSVIDFDGITDKRPNFF; this is encoded by the coding sequence ATGACAAATTATATAAAAAAAATTCAAAAAGATATTTTTAATGGAGAACCTATAAGAGATTTATATCTCTTAACAGAAGAAGTCTGTAACAATACGGACGTTCATGCAGGAAGCTATAAAAAGTTTTTAAATCTCGAAACAAAGGAACTGACCTGTCCATGTTGTGTAGGAGCAGAAAAGAATGAAGATATGACAGAATTACTATCAGAAAAGGCACATCATTTTAATGCTGATGAAAAAAGAGCTTTCTTTAAGAGATATTCTATATACGGAAGTAAGGCATTTGTTGATAAAGGGTTTAAAGACTATCAGACACCTACACAAAGAGAACGAGATGTAAAAGCAAGCGTTTCAACTCTTACGAGACAAATTTCAGAAGGAGAAATAAAAAATTCTTTCTTCTCCGGTAACCCTGGTACAGGGAAAAGTATGTTAGCACATGCTTCAGCAAGTAATATCAGTACTAAATCAGAACAATATTCAAGACAGCTATCTTGTATGTTTGTAGATTTTACAACCTTACTAGAATTAATTATTGAATCGTATAACAATAAAGCAACTGACAAGAAAACAGATGCCTACTATCTCAAACTAATGAAAGAGGTAGATGTTCTATACATAGATGATATTGGTACAGATATAGGCAAAATGGACACCTCACGAGGTGCAAGCGACCATACAGTTAAAACCCTATTCAAGGTCATAAACGCTAGAGACGGTATAAAAAGCACCATTCTCACTTCTAATTTATCCTATGATGACTTTAAAAAAGCGTATGATCCTAGAATTTCATCCAGGCTATCACAAAACCTATCTGTTATAGACTTTGATGGTATAACGGATAAGAGACCTAATTTCTTTTAA